A section of the Alkalihalobacillus sp. LMS39 genome encodes:
- the steA gene encoding putative cytokinetic ring protein SteA, which yields MDVFIAETAYEHKRTKELLKTLPKRKVAVLHHRDIDSVAVDGLKQKQVKAILNFESSMSGDYVHQGVIQLLQANIPVYDVMSVEMDNVSLHEQKVKIKDEKLYVLKENRWVFMASLFRYTFERCGQIIEKAQANFPSTFKDFATNSFKYGEKELKEFLVEPYLPKCLKKINGQEVLIVTRGQEYEADLKAAKRWIQQKKIIIIAVDGGADGLVNIGLMPDFIIGDMDSVSEAALKSGATLIAHSYKNGQSPGKERIEQLGLQAETIDFIGTSEDIAIMYSYWAKAKLIFVVGSHTSMTDYLEKGRPGMGSSLLVRMNAGHKIVDLKGIHQLIDHSSVWFTPQVSSVAVMASVLAIATQSSKFFALLSILFYWIGG from the coding sequence TTGGACGTTTTTATTGCTGAAACCGCGTATGAGCATAAGCGAACGAAAGAGCTATTGAAGACACTTCCGAAAAGAAAAGTGGCGGTCTTACATCATCGTGATATTGATTCGGTTGCTGTGGACGGGTTAAAACAAAAGCAAGTAAAAGCGATTTTAAATTTTGAGTCATCCATGAGTGGGGATTATGTTCATCAAGGTGTTATTCAATTACTCCAAGCGAATATTCCTGTTTATGATGTCATGTCAGTGGAAATGGACAATGTAAGTCTACATGAGCAAAAAGTAAAAATTAAGGACGAGAAACTTTATGTTTTGAAAGAAAATCGATGGGTGTTCATGGCATCCTTATTTCGGTATACATTTGAACGATGTGGACAAATCATTGAAAAAGCACAGGCGAATTTCCCGTCAACATTTAAAGATTTTGCAACCAACTCCTTTAAATATGGAGAAAAAGAATTAAAGGAATTTTTAGTAGAACCTTATTTACCCAAATGCTTAAAAAAAATAAACGGACAAGAAGTATTAATCGTTACAAGAGGACAAGAGTATGAAGCTGATTTAAAGGCAGCGAAACGGTGGATTCAACAGAAAAAAATTATTATTATTGCTGTTGATGGTGGTGCAGATGGCTTAGTCAATATCGGGCTTATGCCTGATTTTATTATTGGAGATATGGATTCAGTGAGTGAAGCGGCTTTAAAATCGGGTGCTACTTTGATTGCCCATAGTTATAAAAATGGGCAATCACCTGGAAAGGAAAGAATCGAACAATTAGGATTACAAGCAGAGACGATTGATTTTATTGGGACAAGTGAAGATATTGCGATTATGTATTCTTATTGGGCAAAAGCCAAGCTTATTTTTGTCGTTGGAAGCCATACATCGATGACCGATTATTTAGAGAAAGGTCGTCCTGGAATGGGCTCAAGCTTACTCGTTCGAATGAATGCTGGTCATAAAATTGTTGACCTTAAAGGCATTCATCAATTAATTGACCATTCTTCAGTTTGGTTTACACCTCAAGTGAGTTCCGTCGCAGTAATGGCAAGCGTTCTTGCTATTGCTACACAATCGTCTAAATTTTTTGCGCTGTTATCGATACTTTTTTATTGGATAGGAGGTTAG
- a CDS encoding ABC transporter ATP-binding protein, with protein MKNQTTGKRLVAYALTFKKTILIALLLLSVAVAAELSGPFIAKKIIDDHILGIEATWYATTGENENVVSYRGESFVREQYADGIAVDREVRILQIGRFFYFVDEPVLFDGQRSLDGSTLTITLGEQKAEYEAEQLSAAEVWTFYQPEIKPIVFLLALYLGLLLFAALFQYGKSVLLQSAANRIIQKMRTDVFQQIQRLPLRYFDSRPAGKIVSRITNDTEAIRELYVKVLATFFTSAIYLIGIYIALFLLDVQLALITLLVIPILLIWIVLYRKYAAKYNHLIRSRLSDMNGMINESIQGMPIIQAFRRKEKTSDEFEALNHEHFTYQNKLLSLNSLTSHNLVSVLRNLTLVLLIWYFGGMSLDATTMISIGMLYAFVDYIGRMFQPVTDVVNQLAQLEQARVASIRVFELMDEIGEDVNEQPIPRYKGEVSFQNVSFSYNGKNDVLKQLSFEAKQGETIALVGHTGSGKSSIINLLFRFYDYQKGSILIDGMDIQKMPRQQIRKHMAIVLQEPFLFSGTIATNVSLHDPSITREKVEQAIRDVGAEEFVLNLPNGYDETVIEKGSTLSAGQRQLISFARALAFDPAILVLDEATANIDSETEAMIQHALDVVKEGRTTFIIAHRLSTIKHADQILVLDHGEIIERGNHEELLKRKGKYYQMYQLQVGKQAVHIS; from the coding sequence ATGAAAAATCAAACAACGGGAAAACGATTAGTTGCGTATGCATTAACGTTTAAAAAAACCATTCTGATCGCACTTCTTTTGCTTTCAGTAGCGGTAGCAGCAGAATTAAGCGGCCCATTTATCGCCAAAAAGATTATTGATGATCATATTCTTGGTATTGAAGCAACGTGGTATGCGACAACAGGAGAAAATGAAAATGTCGTATCGTACCGAGGGGAATCATTTGTTCGAGAACAGTATGCAGATGGAATCGCCGTTGATCGTGAAGTGCGGATCTTACAAATTGGTCGTTTCTTTTATTTTGTAGATGAACCTGTATTATTTGACGGTCAACGATCTCTAGATGGCTCCACATTAACGATTACGTTAGGGGAACAAAAAGCTGAGTATGAGGCGGAGCAATTATCTGCTGCTGAAGTTTGGACGTTTTATCAGCCGGAAATTAAACCGATCGTTTTTTTATTAGCTTTATATTTAGGATTGTTGTTGTTTGCCGCTTTGTTTCAATATGGGAAATCGGTCTTGTTACAATCAGCAGCCAATCGGATTATCCAAAAAATGCGTACAGATGTATTTCAACAAATACAACGGTTACCGCTCCGTTATTTTGATAGCCGTCCAGCGGGGAAAATCGTATCGAGAATTACAAATGATACCGAAGCGATTCGCGAATTATATGTGAAAGTATTAGCGACTTTTTTTACGAGTGCCATTTATTTAATTGGGATTTACATCGCTTTATTTTTATTAGATGTGCAACTCGCGTTAATTACATTACTTGTCATTCCGATTTTATTGATTTGGATTGTGTTATATCGTAAATATGCAGCCAAATACAATCATTTAATTCGCTCTAGATTGAGTGATATGAACGGGATGATTAATGAATCGATTCAAGGAATGCCGATTATTCAAGCGTTTCGTCGCAAGGAAAAAACATCTGATGAATTTGAAGCTTTAAATCATGAACATTTCACGTACCAAAATAAATTATTAAGCTTAAACTCGCTTACTTCACATAACCTTGTCTCTGTGCTTCGAAATCTCACGCTTGTGTTATTAATTTGGTATTTTGGTGGAATGTCACTTGATGCAACTACGATGATTTCCATTGGAATGCTTTATGCGTTTGTCGACTATATAGGTCGAATGTTCCAGCCGGTTACTGATGTGGTAAACCAACTTGCTCAACTCGAACAAGCGAGAGTCGCATCGATTCGTGTATTTGAGTTGATGGATGAAATCGGAGAAGATGTAAATGAGCAGCCGATTCCGCGGTATAAAGGGGAAGTATCATTTCAAAATGTTTCATTTTCTTATAATGGGAAAAATGATGTACTAAAGCAATTATCTTTTGAAGCGAAACAAGGCGAAACAATTGCATTAGTTGGTCATACTGGCTCAGGAAAAAGCTCGATTATTAATTTGCTTTTCCGGTTTTATGATTATCAAAAAGGTTCGATTCTCATTGATGGAATGGATATACAAAAAATGCCACGTCAGCAAATTCGTAAGCATATGGCTATCGTCTTGCAAGAGCCGTTTTTATTTTCCGGCACGATCGCTACAAATGTGAGCTTACATGACCCATCGATAACAAGAGAAAAAGTAGAACAGGCCATTCGAGATGTTGGTGCTGAAGAGTTTGTGTTAAACTTACCAAACGGTTATGACGAGACAGTGATTGAAAAAGGAAGCACGTTATCAGCGGGTCAACGTCAATTAATTTCGTTTGCACGTGCGCTTGCATTTGACCCAGCGATTTTAGTATTAGACGAAGCGACAGCAAATATTGATTCAGAAACCGAAGCGATGATCCAACATGCATTAGATGTTGTGAAAGAAGGACGAACAACTTTCATCATTGCCCATCGGTTATCGACGATTAAGCATGCTGACCAAATCCTCGTCCTAGACCACGGTGAAATTATTGAGCGTGGCAATCATGAGGAACTCTTGAAACGAAAAGGAAAGTATTACCAAATGTATCAGCTTCAAGTAGGCAAACAGGCTGTTCATATTAGTTAA